GGCTCAGTGGGCTGAAGGGAACCTGCCAAGCCCACGCTGCCagcaggggcagagctggggctcgAGCCCAGGCCCAtccctgccctgcctcccccgTCTGCCTTGGGACTGACTTTGAGTCCTTGCCATGTGGCTGGGATCCCCATGGCCGGACTGCCCTATCAGATTCTCACGTAAAGGCTCAGAACCATGGGGCCTCTGGGTCATCAGCTCATTTCTTCTGTATAAGCTGGTGAATGAGATGGGaaggaacttgtccaaggtcatcaGTAAATCTGGCCCCTCTTCTCCCACCTCGGAAGATGCCTCACCCTGCTCATGGCCAGCTGGTTAATAGGGACGATCCACCTTGTTTTCCACACAGGTTCTCAGACTATCAGTTCTGCACGATACCCCAGGGCTGCACAGCTGGATACAGTAGCCAACAAGCACATCAGGCTGATTAAATTAGtgaaaattagagaaaatgaCAAAGTCGGTTCCTCAGTCATACTGGCCACACTTTGGGTGCTCGGTGCAGCCACCGTATCGGACATCGCAGCGAGTTCCACTGGACCCTTCTGCTCTAGCGATCAAGGGTGCTGTGGACAAATGGGTTTAGTACTTAGGTGTTCCacttgcgtttttttttttttttattgtggtaacatatatataacataaaatttgccattttaaccatttttaaatgtacacttcagtggcattaattacttctacagtgttatgctaccatcaccatcttctattactgaaactttctcgtcacccaaaacagaaattctgtccATCAAACAATAACATttctcctcctcccagcccctggtaacctctaatctaccatctatctctatgaatttgctttttctagatatttcatgtaagtagaatcatgcagtatttgcccttttgtctctggcttctttCGTGGCACAATGTTTTaagggttcatccatgctgtagcatgtatcaggacttcattcctttttgtggctgagtaatattctactgtagagatataccacattttgtttatcccttcattaGTTGAtgacattcaggttgtttccagttgCATTTTAAAGGCTCTGACAAGTCCTGCAGCAAAAGAGACTGGTTTCACCTGGAGCCCCCAGCACTCTCCAAATTTACTTGCCCACAGAACCTGTAAATAAACAAGCTCTGCCTTCCCTCAAACACACCTATCAAGTGACCATCCTTCATATCCCCCGGCCTCCATGGCTGTTGGAGGTCCTGAATATCACCCTTGTTGGGAATCTAAATCTCTCTTCTCGTTTTGCCCCCAGATTGCCTCGGGTCCCCAGTGTTCACCCCCATCAAGGCAGACATAAGTGGCAACATCACGGTATGTATCTGGCCCCAGCAGCCACAGCCCCGGTACATGCATCAAGAATCTCAACCCGCCCAGGGTCACCAGGACCCTGCTCCCCGCCACAAGCTTCCCAACCCAAGGAAGGGGGAGGAGACAGGCTTGGAAAACAGGCTTGGCCCAAGCTCCTCCGACGTGGGGCTTGAGCTTCTTGGTCCTCCTCCACCGGTCATGCTATGTGTCATGGCCTGACTGGGACCAAAGTCCACAGAGTTGATCCGGAGGAAGAACCTACcagttcttttttctccttccaccAAATGAGAAGTGAGCTCCAAATTCCACGTGGAGCCTTAGCCCtgctccacccttccccagcgTAACACAGACCCTCTCCCCGTGAGGATCGACTGTGGGCCTGCCCTGGGGCTTGGGCCACACTGCACCACCTCATTTCTTCAGTCCAGCAGCCCTTCGAGGATGATTCTGCCCCTATCCTCTTTTTGtagaggaggaagctgaggctcagaggggttggAGGACTCCCTGAAGGTCGCACAGCAAGTAGATTCTGAGTGGCTCCAACCCAGGAGCCTTTGTTCCTAAACACCTTTGAATCCTAAAAGCTTATTTCCCCTTGTCTGCAAAAGTGAAGCTTCAGATTCTTGGCATCTGAGGCCAAGTCACTGGTGGTTGGAGAACGTGCTGGAATCCCAGCTCCTGCCTGATCCAGCTGTGTGACCCGGGCAtgtcccttcccctccctgagcctcagttgtctcatctgtaaatggagacGATGACTGAGCAGCATCAGGATTTCCTGCAGATCAAATAAGGCGGCGCACAGAAAGCACTTTGCATGTCCCAACTCGGGGTGGGTGCTCGGTAAACGCTAACAGACTGGTAGTGTTGACACCACAAGCCCCATGGCTGTTCCCGTCCCTGCCACTCCTGGtgccaggagggggaggggggcctGGCAAGGTGCTCCCCAACCCAGTGTGCAGAGCAGCCTTTCCAAGAAAACAACCCCATGTGCTCCCTTCCAGAAAATCAAGGCTGTGTACGACACCAACCCAGCCAAGTTCCGGACCTTGCAGAACATCCTGGAGGTGGAGAAGGAAATGTACGGGGCAGAGTGGCCCAAAGTGGGGGCCACGCTGGCACTGATGTGGCTGAAAAGGTGATGAGCTCATGTGGTGGGGTGTCTGCAGCTGTGTGCCTTGGGGGCCCTGCACAGCAGAGGAGGGATCCAAGTCCAGCCACTGCCCACAGAGTCTGCTCTGGCGAGGAAGGAAGGCCGCGCCCATCTCTTTTTTGCTTCTACTGCAGACCAGAAGCCCTTCTTGTTGACACTAATTAATGGCTGAAAAAAAGTGTCCCAAGAGCCAAGCTTGCCCGTTGGTGACGCTTCCTCAAACCAGTCCCTTCCGAGGCATAGCAAATGTTTCTTGAGCACATGGTCTGTCCCAGGCTTTGTGCTAAGCTCTCTATGTGCCTGATCGCATTTCATCCACTGAGAGTTAGGTGCGGTGACTCCCCCCATCTTGCAGAAGAGGCCACTGAGCCTTCTGGAGGCCATGTCACATGCCCAGGTCATGGAAGCCGAGCTGGGCCTGAGCAGCCAAGCGCGGTTACGCAGGTTGTGCACTGTACCGAGGGATCCCGTCTAAGGGCCAGTCACATCACCGACATGGTGGATTTGTATAGCGTGGCATTTTCTTGACAGTGATGCAGCATCTTGAGGAAAGGGAGGCcccccctttattttttaaattttcagagcagttgtagatttacagaaaaatcatgcagaaagtagagttcccatataccactcccctacccccaccaaAAGAGAGCTCTTTAATTTACACAAAGGCAGCCTGTGGGTTTTTGGGGAGGGGTATCCTGAGATGTAATTTGAACCCAGACAATCTCAGACAGAGTTCACACTACTCGCAGCCACCATGCTGTCCTCACAGCAAACACCTGGTGCCACCTAATTGCTCCAACCTGACAGATGAGgccactgaggctcagagagaccaGGCAGCCTGCATGCTGAGCTCAGACCACCCCCTACAGGCTGCAGAATTCTCCTTCAGCTCTGCAGACACCACAGCCCCTGAGAGGCGTAAGACCACACATTCCCTGCCCCACAGATGTTCCCAATGTTGCCCTCTCCCTGGGGTCCGAGGCTAGGGGGCAGCTCATCCCCTGACCTCCTTACTGTCCCCCCAAGCTGGCCACGCACATCCATGCACACACCCATGTGCTTATGCACCAcaggcacacatacacaccacacatgCAAACACCACTTGCACACCCATGCACATACACAATCCCACACATGCCATGTGTACACACCACACCTCCCCACACCCCTCATACATaccacacatacatatacacaccacACTcgtacacacaccacacacatgcatgcacactcaTACATACTACACAATACACACTTACACCACACATGCACATGAACACACCCACACGTGCACTCACATACACACCAGACATATACACATaccatgtgcacatacacaccaCACCTCCCCACACACTCCCACACATACCACATGCACACACGCCACACGTGCACATAcactgcatgcacacacatgtatacacgtGCACATGCCTTTTTTGGTGGAGTGGAGCGGAGAATTGTCTCCACAGCTGGTGAGGCTGTGTGGACATAAAGGGGCAGGTAGGCTATAATTAACACCTCCACAGCATGTTCTAGGAATCAGCCCTGTGGAGCTACCTGCCTTTGTCTGTCCCCTTTGggggaacctcagtttcctcctctggaaaATGGGTCTGATCATGCAACCTCAGCTCCATGGGgtgagggaggaggaaaaggaggtgaTCAAAGGGCTGGCGCTGACGAGGCTTTCAACGTGGTGGCCCTGCCGTAACCCCCACCTTTCTCTCGTCTCTCCAAGCATTGTCCTACCCCTTGAGGAAGGGCTCAGAGGGCCATTGGAGGAGGCAGGAGACCGTGGCCCAGGAAGATCCTGGGGGCTGCAGGGTGGAGATGGGAGCTCAGTGGGTCAGGGCTCACCAGTGTCCAGTGCATCCATGGTCTGTGGACTGAGCCAGTAGACGGCCAGGGCTCGTCTTCCTTCATCATGCTCCGACGGCCACCTCTCATGTGCCGGGCCCGTCGGAGGCCCTCTGGCATGGAAATGAACTAGGCAGTCCCAGCCCTAGCCCTCCAGGGCCTGACAGCCCAGCAGGGACTGTTACCACGTTTGCAGTGTCCTGGAGGCCTTCTGTAGAGACGGTGCTTGGGAGATTGGGAAGTGTGGAATTGAGCACCTTGATCCTATTACATGTAAGCAGAGCATTAAGATCGCAGTTTAGGGCACATCACTCCCTTTTGTGTTTGCATATTCCTGGCACACATAATTGTTCCCACCTGAGAGTTGAGGccactgaggctcaaagagaccaGGCAGCCTGCATGCCAAGCTCAGACCGCCCCCTACCAGCTGCAGAATTTTCCTTCAGCTCTGCAAATACCACAGTAGGCGCTTAATTCAGCCTGGCTCTGGGTCTGCCCTGGGCAGGGGCATGCTGGCTGTCTGAAGAGGCAGGAAGCATCCAGGGTCCTAAGGATCCGTCTTCTTTCCTGTCTGCCCTGGGCCCAGAGGCCTCCGCTTCATCCAGGTGTTCCTCCAGAGCATCTGTGACGGGGAGCGGGACGAGAACCACCCCAACCTCATCCGTGTCAACGCCACCAAGGCCTACGAGATGGCCCTCAAGAAGTACCATGGCTGGATCGTGCAGAAGATCTTCCAGGTGAGCCAGGCCCACCCCCGACCAGGCCCAGAACGCCCAGCCCCGAGCCACGGCCCCTCAGGGCCTGCATCTGCCCACCCAGGCTGAGGAAGGGGCTCCCCTGTGTTTTCAGGGTGAGGCTGGGGTGCTGGGAGGACCCCACCCCTGCCATGCTGGGCGTTACCATAGATTCTCCATCCTGCGAGGCCCTGGTGGGGGCCAGGCCTGTCAGCCCCCCAGCACAGCTGACTGGCCAGCTGGGTCAGCAGCCACTCTGGGTCCAGGCGGGAAGAGCTGGTCATGTGGCGGGAAACTCGGCCACCTCAGGGCCAGCCACCCCAGCCAGCCCCTGGGAAAGCCCTGTCCATCCTATATGCAGTGCCCCCTGGGAAGCCTTTGTCCCACAACCACCTCAGTAGTGCATCCCATGTACCTGGCCCTGCCTGGGCGGGAGGTGGGGAGCCCCCATCTCCCTCGCACATGTGGGTTGTGTTTCTTGCACAAGAACCCCAAGATGGGTACTGTTCTTATCCCCAcatcacagatgagaaaaccaattctcagagaagttaaggatCTTGCTCAAGGTCACGCAGGAAGAAATTGTGTGCTAGGAGTCTACCTCCCTGAGCCTCATACTCTCATCTCTGGAACGGGTCTAAAATACGCCCCCCTCGAAGGGTCGTGGTGACAATTGAGATGATCTGtataaagtgcttggcacattgtTTGCACTCAGAAAATCAAAGTGATTGCTATTTTTATCACTGTTGATATTGTTTATACTTTCCCCGACACTACCAAGCTCGTCACCTGAGTTTTTATCTGGTTGCGTACTTTTCCCTCAGCTCTGAAATTCTGTGAATTTCTGATCCTCTGTACTTTTCAAGGGCCAGGAAGCTGTGAGATATAGAGAAGAGTAGCCCCCCAAGGACAAAAGAGGCCACAAAATAGATTAGTAGTTGTCTCCCCGGCACAGAAAcggggttttccagagaaacagttCACCTTTTCTAGAGTAGAGAACCCGGAGAGAAGTAGTTCACCCACCCTGAGCAGCCACTACGTGCACGGCGCTTGGCTGAGCATTTTGCACAACCGTCAATCCTCCCAAAAGCGACTCTATTGGTTGGgtccattattatccccattttacagattaggaaactgaggctcagagaggctaagtaacttgctcaaggctCACAGCTAGTTGGCGACacaagctggaatttgaacccaggtctgtctgtccCCAAAGCTGGTGTCCTTCCTGCCGTCCCTCGTGGGGGTAGGAGGGAAAACAcatctcccttttcctttccctcccaaCGCCGCGAACAGCACAGACCCCTGCCCAGCATGACCTTGGGGACGTCCCCTCTCAGAACCCCAGCATGCCTGGCCCGGTGTCTCGGCGCCCCCTGACGCTGTGCCCGTCCCCCCCCTTGCCTGTCCCAAGGCAGCACTGTATGCGGCGCCCTACAAGTCCGACTTCCTGAAGGCGCTCTCCAAGGGGCAGAACGTGACGGAGGACGAGTGCCTGGAGAAGGTCCGCCTCTTCCTGGTCAACTACACGGCCACCATCGACGTCATCTACGAGATGTACACCAAGATGAACGCCGAGCTCAACTACAAGGTGTAGCCACCCGGGGCACACGCAGAAACAGGGAATCCCGAGTCACTGTGAAGCGAGCCGGCGGCCGCCCCCAGCCCACATCCATGTCCCCAGAGCGGCCCAGGGCGCGGCTGGGATCTGCAGGGGACTGTGGCCTCCgtcttttaaaaagtcattcttcCATCTATTCTTATGGAGCAATAAATAACGATCCTGCTTCCTTATCTCCTTTGAATTTCACAACAGCACAGAGTGACTTTATACCTTCATTTCAGCGTGGTAAAAACTGATTAATGTTTCTAACAAATCAAGTCCTAgggtttttgtgttgttttttttgttttgttttgttttgttttggttttgtcttCCCCCCACGCAGAGCATGACTCTGGGGGGATTTAAAAATAAGCACGATTCCTTGCGAGGATGTGACTGAATGATGTTTTGGGCATTTTAAGACCCATGAGGAGTTTGATTTGAAATTATGCAGGGCCCCTATTGTGGGATCagacaacaaaaaccaaaaaacagaaacCGATGTGTGTCCCCATGTGGTTTGTGCAGCCCAGCTCACAGCACTGTTAAATCCTGCTCTTACTTACTGTCCTTTGCCAgacagttattattattttttttttataactgaaACCAACCAGCAAGCCTTCGATGACCAAGGGGCGTTCATTTTAAAGCTATCTGGCACAAAGAATTGGCCACAGATGACTGTGTTTGCATTCTTCTGCCTAATTGTTTTCTTCAGGGACAACTTTTCCAACCTAAGAAACTTCCTACCACATGTATTGTCttgagggggagaggaggagctCCCCAGCTGCCGAGACCCAAGAAAACGCCTCGCTGCCTTAACTGTCCTTCCTGGCACTAAAAAAGAgccatctttttaaaattgctgGGGCAAACAAAGCAACCCCAAAGAATTGATGTGTGTTGAAAACCCAATGAGGAACAATTGGTGATTTTTATGCAGAAACTTAATAATCCTTAATAAATAAATCTCTATTTTGGAAACACATCTATGTGCTGTTTTGGTCCTTGACTCTTTGTTTTCCTGGAACAGAGGTCACAACTGGGGGCCCTTATGCCAAATCCAGCCAAGGACCTGTTTTCTACCCTTCatggttaaaaaatatatatatagaactggttaccacatttaaaaattgggaaatttcATGTAAAAATTTGCTTTCCAGCTTCTTTTGAAAAAGCAGGCTGCCtggcaggagctgagagacaactGCCCCCTTGGCTGGATAGGGTCAGGGGGTAAGCGATGATGCATTCTCCACTTTACCTCAGTCCCCACTAATCCCTATTGTATCCCCCACCCTATGACCCCtggttatttccattttctcatcagCATGAGTTGATGCTTAGGGGGTCAGGACTTGCACTGAGCTTGATAGGAGTTGGTGGCGGGGGGCTGGCAGAAGAGGAATGGGGGATGCTCCGCTGGCAAAGAAAAAGGCATAGGCCACTGCTCACTGGGGCCGGACTGCAAGCTGTGTGTGTAGGAAGGTTACAGAGGAATCGAGAACCACATGGTGCTACCAACGGATTTGAACTTGACCCTGAAAGCCATAGAACACTGTCAAGGGTTTTGTGTATAATCCAATCAGATACCCAGTTTGGAAGGCTCCCTCTGGCGTGGCCAAGGGACAGAAGCCTCTACTAAGCTTTTTACTGTTTCTGTGGATATGGTCtccattttcattgtattttcttatATGGCTGAGAGTAGCAAAGCTGCTTTCTAAGCTTTAATTGCATTTGAGATTTTTCCCTTTGGGTTTCctagaaatataaaattctgccaacaaattaaaaggatttttgtctcttcttttagaaagcatttttttcttcctgtctctAAGCTAATACAATTAGACCAGTCAGAAGTGGGAGTGCCGAGGTTTCGCATCTAACTCCAAATCGCCCCTCAACCGCGTCCAATTTTTGCCAGTTGACAGAGTGAGCCTGTCTCCCAGCACGCCTCTGTGCCAGGGCGTTCCTGCTGACGGAAAGTGGCCTGATCTGATACTGCACAGAAACCTGAATTGGCCCCCAAATTTGACAAAGTTGATTCACTTAAATTCACTCGATTCATTAAATTAAACCTCACTGAGCAGTATTTGAATTCTATTATAATACGTCTCTGTTATAGGCAAGAAAATGGAAGCTCATGTCACctttcagagcctcagtttcctttccagTAACTCAGGGGTCTTGCTAGCACCCAGCTCAGCATGTTGTTATGAGgctaaaattaaatgttaatatttctATAGCAATTATAACAACGTCTGAAGCACAGTATGCTGTTTTAGTGTTAAAAACTGCAAGGATGTATTTATGTGATGTATGGTGCATGGCAATGTCATAGAGTATTGGAGTCTTGTCTCTGCTATTTATAAGCTGTGTGGCCTTGTCCAAATTACTTCACGtctcggagcctcagtttcctcatctgcacaaTGAGGACACTAACAGTTCCTAGTTCTCTGAGAGGCAGTGAAACACACAGGCAGGCGCTTGGGAATCATTCATTGTTGACCCAgttatcattatttgcagagggTTATGGGAGAATGGAGGAAGAACGTCTCCCTTTGGTTTGGTCTGTTGGTAGATGGGTTTGCCTGGGTCGCGCCCGTCGGGCTCCCGGCTGCGCGCCCCGTCGCCCCCGAACCTGCGCTCTGAGCCCCTGCAGCTCCCGCGGGGCCCGGCAGGTGGCGCTGTCCGCACTGGGACACGACCGCAGAGCTGGGAGCCCCAGCCGGCgcctccctgcacccccagcctCCCGCGCGCTCCCAAAGCGTGTCGGGAGCCTAGAGTAGGAGGAGAATCTGCCTTCAGGGCAGCCTCGATGTGGCAGACAACCTGTCACCACCTTCACTACTACGTTAACAATTTTGGAATTCAAGTCTGCATGATCCAGCAAGTCAATTCACAACacgcctctctgagcctcagtttccccatctgtgagtGGGAAGGAACTTCTGCCTTGCAGGTATTGCATAAAATAACTTATGTAAAGAGCCTGGCATGCAGAAGCTGTTCAATAAATGGCTATTGTTCGTAGTTTTATTACTATGATGCTACGGCCTGCCAGGGGTTCCTGACGCCATCCAGCCGCATCACGTTCACTCCTTCCTTATCCTTAAACACACAGCAAGACAAGTCaacacagcaataaaaatacCCCAGAAAACATTCTGTGATCTGGCTGCTCTGCCTTGCTCTGTCCCTGATGTGCTGTGAGATTATGGGCAAGTCCCTTTTCCCTgctgggcctcaatttccccatctattAAATCAGGGGT
This window of the Choloepus didactylus isolate mChoDid1 chromosome 23, mChoDid1.pri, whole genome shotgun sequence genome carries:
- the LOC119519540 gene encoding glycolipid transfer protein isoform X2, with the protein product MALLAEHLLKPLPADKQIETGPFLEAVAHLPPFFDCLGSPVFTPIKADISGNITKIKAVYDTNPAKFRTLQNILEVEKEMYGAEWPKVGATLALMWLKRGLRFIQVFLQSICDGERDENHPNLIRVNATKAYEMALKKYHGWIVQKIFQMRKPILREVKDLAQGHAGRNCVLGVYLPEPHTLISGTGLKYAPLEGSW
- the LOC119519540 gene encoding glycolipid transfer protein isoform X1 — encoded protein: MALLAEHLLKPLPADKQIETGPFLEAVAHLPPFFDCLGSPVFTPIKADISGNITKIKAVYDTNPAKFRTLQNILEVEKEMYGAEWPKVGATLALMWLKRGLRFIQVFLQSICDGERDENHPNLIRVNATKAYEMALKKYHGWIVQKIFQAALYAAPYKSDFLKALSKGQNVTEDECLEKVRLFLVNYTATIDVIYEMYTKMNAELNYKV